The Methanobacterium lacus genome includes a region encoding these proteins:
- a CDS encoding pyrimidine dimer DNA glycosylase/endonuclease V yields MRLWSLHPKYMDSKGLVALWREGLLARKVLLGETKGYKNHPQLIRFKNHKYPLKAIDTYLFNVYLESKLRNYNFNRSKIGNKFTEELVEVTETQLVYELDHLRIKLETRDHDKYLELNDIIVPDPNPFFRKVDGDIETWEIQK; encoded by the coding sequence ATGAGACTTTGGAGTTTACATCCTAAATACATGGATTCTAAGGGATTAGTTGCTCTGTGGAGAGAAGGATTATTGGCAAGAAAGGTTTTGCTAGGTGAAACAAAGGGTTATAAAAATCATCCTCAACTCATAAGATTTAAAAACCATAAATATCCATTAAAAGCCATTGATACCTATTTATTCAATGTATATTTGGAATCTAAGCTTCGTAACTACAATTTTAACAGGTCCAAGATCGGAAACAAGTTCACAGAAGAACTCGTGGAAGTAACTGAAACCCAACTGGTATACGAACTGGATCATTTGAGAATTAAATTAGAAACCCGGGATCATGACAAATATTTAGAATTAAATGATATAATCGTTCCAGACCCGAATCCATTTTTCAGAAAGGTTGATGGTGATATTGAAACCTGGGAGATACAAAAATAA
- a CDS encoding rubredoxin: MKRYKCKVCGYIYDPEVGDKKGKVEPGTAFEDLKSNWHCPSCGAGTNRFVAV; the protein is encoded by the coding sequence ATGAAGAGATACAAATGCAAGGTTTGCGGATATATTTACGATCCAGAGGTAGGTGATAAGAAGGGTAAAGTAGAACCTGGAACCGCCTTCGAAGATCTTAAAAGCAATTGGCACTGTCCATCCTGTGGTGCTGGTACCAACAGATTTGTGGCTGTTTAA
- the rd gene encoding rubredoxin has protein sequence MKKYLCTACGYVYDPEEGDPDNGIDPGTAFEDLPDDWVCPLCGVGKELFEETD, from the coding sequence ATGAAAAAATATCTATGTACAGCTTGTGGCTATGTATACGACCCAGAAGAAGGAGACCCGGATAATGGAATAGATCCTGGAACAGCATTTGAAGATTTACCAGATGACTGGGTTTGCCCACTTTGTGGAGTTGGAAAGGAACTCTTTGAAGAAACAGACTAA
- a CDS encoding ferritin — protein sequence MDEKMVESLNSQLNAEMYSAYLYLSMGAYFEDLDLGGFANWMRVQAQEEMTHAMKIHDFIIQRGDRVTLTKIEAPPTEWESPVNAFEHVYKHEQKVTGLINQLVNLALSLGDHATNNFLQWFVAEQVEEEESSSGVLKKVKMANDSLSGMLMLDNELSQRIFTPPATTK from the coding sequence ATGGATGAAAAAATGGTTGAATCTCTAAACAGCCAATTAAATGCTGAAATGTACTCTGCATATCTTTACCTGTCTATGGGAGCTTACTTTGAAGATTTAGATTTAGGTGGGTTTGCAAATTGGATGAGGGTGCAGGCTCAAGAAGAAATGACACATGCCATGAAGATACATGACTTTATAATTCAAAGAGGAGACCGGGTCACCTTAACCAAGATCGAAGCTCCTCCAACAGAGTGGGAGTCTCCTGTAAATGCATTTGAGCATGTTTATAAACATGAACAGAAGGTTACAGGTTTAATTAACCAGCTTGTTAACTTGGCACTTTCTTTGGGAGACCATGCAACCAACAACTTCCTTCAATGGTTCGTTGCGGAACAAGTGGAAGAAGAGGAATCCTCAAGTGGAGTTCTAAAAAAGGTTAAAATGGCCAACGATTCCTTAAGTGGAATGTTAATGCTCGACAACGAACTATCACAAAGAATTTTCACACCCCCTGCAACAACAAAATAA